From one Streptomyces sp. NBC_01478 genomic stretch:
- the rplT gene encoding 50S ribosomal protein L20 → MARVKRAVNAHKKRRAILEAASGYRGQRSRLYRKAKEQVTHSLVYNYNDRKKRKGDFRRLWIQRINAAARANGITYNRFIQGLNAANIEVDRKILAELAVNDAGAFAALVEVAQKALPSDVNAPKAA, encoded by the coding sequence GTGGCACGCGTCAAGCGGGCAGTCAACGCCCACAAGAAGCGCCGGGCGATTCTCGAAGCCGCCTCCGGCTACCGCGGTCAGCGTTCGCGCCTGTACCGCAAGGCCAAGGAGCAGGTCACCCACTCGCTGGTCTACAACTACAACGACCGCAAGAAGCGCAAGGGCGACTTCCGTCGGCTGTGGATCCAGCGCATCAACGCCGCTGCCCGCGCCAACGGCATCACCTACAACCGCTTCATCCAGGGTCTGAACGCGGCCAACATCGAGGTCGACCGCAAGATTCTCGCGGAGCTGGCCGTCAACGACGCCGGTGCGTTTGCTGCGCTGGTCGAGGTTGCGCAGAAGGCTCTGCCGAGTGACGTCAACGCGCCCAAGGCCGCGTGA
- the rpmI gene encoding 50S ribosomal protein L35 has product MPKNKSHSGASKRFKITGSGKVLRERAGKRHLLEHKSSRVTRRLTGNAEMAPGDAKKIKKLLGK; this is encoded by the coding sequence ATGCCGAAGAACAAGTCGCACAGCGGTGCCAGCAAGCGCTTCAAGATCACCGGCTCCGGCAAGGTGCTCCGCGAGCGTGCCGGCAAGCGCCACCTGCTCGAGCACAAGTCGTCCCGTGTGACGCGTCGCCTCACCGGCAACGCCGAGATGGCCCCGGGCGACGCCAAGAAGATCAAGAAGCTTCTCGGCAAGTGA